A stretch of Malus sylvestris chromosome 11, drMalSylv7.2, whole genome shotgun sequence DNA encodes these proteins:
- the LOC126591518 gene encoding transcription factor MYC2-like isoform X2, with the protein MANTMEEILSSCCPPDFCQETTFQQRLQFIVQNVPEWWVYSIFWRASKDSSDQVSLSWAGGHFQNTHDHLASKRSNQLTSSYQPKFGFNNVEGKKVINREVEALLHDDVMDLDMRLVDHGDVTDSELFYFYTVSLTQSFSASHGNNSNNIFGRAFGSGGFVWLAGDHEFQFYECERVKEARMHGIQTLVCIATPCGVVELASLDVIKEDYGLVHLSKSLFGSDGNNNNNSRLSKQQTSREGNILVPILENELFSADQNELTRQDQGGIKEAAPINVGGSSLESPSNSIGNFTSENTENMTRSKKRGRSSNNGAASRESQLSNHVEAEKQRREKLNDRFCVLRSVVPNVSKMDRSSLLADAVAYINQLKSKVEELEAKVQEQAQKPKAGNNASNNLDHHSSQSTSSIVDQHHYSNNNANNNNNTISNSNRAAAAAVVEVDVDVKIMGSEAMIRVQSPDQDYPYAKLMSALKCLGLQVYHASISSVKELMIQDVVARLPYGFTSEEALRNGIIKRFL; encoded by the exons ATGGCAAATACTATGGAAGAAATCTTATCCTCGTGCTGTCCACCCGATTTCTGCCAAGAAACCACATTTCAACAGCGCCTACAGTTCATAGTTCAGAACGTGCCTGAGTGGTGGGTGTATTCCATTTTCTGGCGAGCCTCCAAAGACAGTAGTGACCAAGTTTCCCTGTCGTGGGCTGGCGGACATTTTCAGAACACCCACGACCACTTGGCATCAAAAAGAAGCAATCAATTGACCAGCAGTTACCAACCCAAATTTGGGTTCAACAATGTGGAGGGGAAGAAGGTGATTAACCGGGAAGTTGAAGCTCTTTTGCATGATGACGTAATGGATTTGGACATGAGGCTGGTGGATCATGGAGATGTCACTGACTCCGAGTTGTTTTACTTTTACACCGTTTCTTTAACCCAGTCATTCTCAGCAAGCCACGGTAATAATAGTAACAATATTTTCGGCAGGGCATTTGGTTCTGGTGGGTTTGTTTGGCTTGCAGGTGACCATGAATTTCAGTTTTACGAGTGTGAGAGAGTGAAAGAGGCAAGAATGCATGGAATCCAAACTTTGGTTTGCATTGCAACTCCTTGTGGGGTGGTTGAACTGGCCTCTTTGGATGTGATCAAAGAAGATTACGGTCTAGTACACTTATCAAAGTCACTGTTCGGATCAGACggcaataacaacaacaacagcagGCTCTCAAAGCAGCAGACCAGTCGTGAAGGCAATATACTTGTTCCTATCCTGGAAAATGAACTGTTCTCAGCAGATCAAAATGAACTGACCCGACAAG ATCAAGGTGGAATAAAAGAAGCTGCACCTATCAATGTAGGAGGGTCATCGCTAGAATCACCTTCCAACTCCATTGGCAATTTCACCTCCGAGAATACTGAGAACATGACTCGATCAAAAAAGCGAGGAAGATCATCAAACAATGGAGCTGCAAGTAGAGAATCACAATTGTCAAACCATGTTGAGGCCGAGAAACAAAGGAGGGAGAAACTCAACGACAGATTCTGTGTCCTCCGGTCAGTTGTTCCCAATGTGTCCAAAATGGACAGGTCCTCTTTGCTTGCCGATGCCGTGGCGTACATcaatcaactcaaatcaaaagtTGAGGAGTTGGAGGCCAAAGTCCAAGAACAAGCACAAAAACCTAAAGCGGGCAATAATGCAAGTAACAATCTTGATCATCACTCCAGCCAAAGCACCAGCTCCATAGTTGACCAGCATCATTATTCTAATAATAatgctaataataataataacactATTAGTAATAGTAATAGGGCAGCTGCTGCTGCAGTTGTGGAAGTGGATGTGGATGTGAAGATTATGGGGTCAGAAGCCATGATACGTGTTCAGAGTCCGGATCAAGACTACCCATATGCTAAGTTGATGAGTGCACTCAAATGCCTAGGGTTACAAGTTTACCATGCAAGCATATCGAGCGTGAAAGAGTTAATGATTCAAGATGTTGTGGCAAGACTGCCTTATGGGTTCACTAGTGAGGAGGCATTGAGAAATGGTATTATAAAAAGATTTTTATAA
- the LOC126591518 gene encoding transcription factor MYC2-like isoform X1 — protein sequence MANTMEEILSSCCPPDFCQETTFQQRLQFIVQNVPEWWVYSIFWRASKDSSDQVSLSWAGGHFQNTHDHLASKRSNQLTSSYQPKFGFNNVEGKKVINREVEALLHDDVMDLDMRLVDHGDVTDSELFYFYTVSLTQSFSASHGNNSNNIFGRAFGSGGFVWLAGDHEFQFYECERVKEARMHGIQTLVCIATPCGVVELASLDVIKEDYGLVHLSKSLFGSDGNNNNNSRLSKQQTSREGNILVPILENELFSADQNELTRQGKDQGGIKEAAPINVGGSSLESPSNSIGNFTSENTENMTRSKKRGRSSNNGAASRESQLSNHVEAEKQRREKLNDRFCVLRSVVPNVSKMDRSSLLADAVAYINQLKSKVEELEAKVQEQAQKPKAGNNASNNLDHHSSQSTSSIVDQHHYSNNNANNNNNTISNSNRAAAAAVVEVDVDVKIMGSEAMIRVQSPDQDYPYAKLMSALKCLGLQVYHASISSVKELMIQDVVARLPYGFTSEEALRNGIIKRFL from the exons ATGGCAAATACTATGGAAGAAATCTTATCCTCGTGCTGTCCACCCGATTTCTGCCAAGAAACCACATTTCAACAGCGCCTACAGTTCATAGTTCAGAACGTGCCTGAGTGGTGGGTGTATTCCATTTTCTGGCGAGCCTCCAAAGACAGTAGTGACCAAGTTTCCCTGTCGTGGGCTGGCGGACATTTTCAGAACACCCACGACCACTTGGCATCAAAAAGAAGCAATCAATTGACCAGCAGTTACCAACCCAAATTTGGGTTCAACAATGTGGAGGGGAAGAAGGTGATTAACCGGGAAGTTGAAGCTCTTTTGCATGATGACGTAATGGATTTGGACATGAGGCTGGTGGATCATGGAGATGTCACTGACTCCGAGTTGTTTTACTTTTACACCGTTTCTTTAACCCAGTCATTCTCAGCAAGCCACGGTAATAATAGTAACAATATTTTCGGCAGGGCATTTGGTTCTGGTGGGTTTGTTTGGCTTGCAGGTGACCATGAATTTCAGTTTTACGAGTGTGAGAGAGTGAAAGAGGCAAGAATGCATGGAATCCAAACTTTGGTTTGCATTGCAACTCCTTGTGGGGTGGTTGAACTGGCCTCTTTGGATGTGATCAAAGAAGATTACGGTCTAGTACACTTATCAAAGTCACTGTTCGGATCAGACggcaataacaacaacaacagcagGCTCTCAAAGCAGCAGACCAGTCGTGAAGGCAATATACTTGTTCCTATCCTGGAAAATGAACTGTTCTCAGCAGATCAAAATGAACTGACCCGACAAGGTAAAG ATCAAGGTGGAATAAAAGAAGCTGCACCTATCAATGTAGGAGGGTCATCGCTAGAATCACCTTCCAACTCCATTGGCAATTTCACCTCCGAGAATACTGAGAACATGACTCGATCAAAAAAGCGAGGAAGATCATCAAACAATGGAGCTGCAAGTAGAGAATCACAATTGTCAAACCATGTTGAGGCCGAGAAACAAAGGAGGGAGAAACTCAACGACAGATTCTGTGTCCTCCGGTCAGTTGTTCCCAATGTGTCCAAAATGGACAGGTCCTCTTTGCTTGCCGATGCCGTGGCGTACATcaatcaactcaaatcaaaagtTGAGGAGTTGGAGGCCAAAGTCCAAGAACAAGCACAAAAACCTAAAGCGGGCAATAATGCAAGTAACAATCTTGATCATCACTCCAGCCAAAGCACCAGCTCCATAGTTGACCAGCATCATTATTCTAATAATAatgctaataataataataacactATTAGTAATAGTAATAGGGCAGCTGCTGCTGCAGTTGTGGAAGTGGATGTGGATGTGAAGATTATGGGGTCAGAAGCCATGATACGTGTTCAGAGTCCGGATCAAGACTACCCATATGCTAAGTTGATGAGTGCACTCAAATGCCTAGGGTTACAAGTTTACCATGCAAGCATATCGAGCGTGAAAGAGTTAATGATTCAAGATGTTGTGGCAAGACTGCCTTATGGGTTCACTAGTGAGGAGGCATTGAGAAATGGTATTATAAAAAGATTTTTATAA